In one window of Rhodanobacter sp. FDAARGOS 1247 DNA:
- the radA gene encoding DNA repair protein RadA, which yields MAKAKTAYVCTECGAEHSKWQGQCIECGVWNTLSAIVLEPATAGKSSVGAQRSSYAGAAAGSPKITPLTEVMSTTEARTLTGIGELDRVLGGGLVQGSVVLIGGDPGIGKSTLLLQVLGTLGLQLPSVYVTGEESLAQVASRAQRLGLSLDPLRALAETCIERILEQAMTTRPKVLVIDSIQTIWTELLTAAPGSVSQVRESAAKLTRFAKETGTSVFLVGHVTKEGGIAGPRVLEHMVDAVLYFEGESGSRFRVLRAFKNRFGAVNELGVFAMSDKGLREVPNPSAIFLSSHTGPTSGSAVMVTREGTRPLLVEVQALVDQSSLGNPRRVTLGLEQNRLAMLLAVLHRHGGVAAYDQDVFVNVVGGIRVQETAADLPVLLAVLSSLRDRPLPEHMITFGEVGLSGEIRPVPNGEERLKEAAHHGFRRAIVPKANTPKNGRVGEMEVVGVERLSEAIDACR from the coding sequence ATGGCCAAGGCCAAGACCGCCTATGTCTGCACCGAATGCGGCGCCGAGCACAGCAAGTGGCAGGGCCAATGCATCGAGTGCGGGGTGTGGAACACGCTCAGTGCGATCGTGCTGGAGCCGGCCACGGCGGGCAAGTCGTCGGTGGGCGCGCAGCGTTCCAGCTATGCCGGCGCCGCCGCGGGTTCGCCGAAGATCACGCCACTGACTGAAGTGATGTCGACCACCGAGGCGCGCACGCTGACCGGCATCGGCGAACTCGACCGCGTATTGGGCGGCGGACTGGTGCAGGGTTCGGTGGTGCTGATCGGCGGCGATCCCGGCATCGGCAAATCGACCCTGCTGCTGCAGGTGCTGGGCACCCTGGGCCTGCAGTTGCCCAGCGTCTACGTCACCGGCGAAGAATCGCTGGCGCAGGTCGCCTCGCGCGCGCAACGCCTGGGCCTTTCGCTGGACCCCTTGCGGGCGCTGGCCGAAACCTGCATCGAACGCATCCTCGAACAGGCGATGACGACCCGGCCGAAGGTGCTGGTGATCGATTCGATCCAGACCATCTGGACCGAACTGCTCACCGCCGCGCCCGGCTCGGTGTCGCAGGTGCGCGAATCCGCGGCCAAGCTCACGCGCTTCGCCAAGGAGACCGGCACCTCGGTGTTCCTGGTCGGTCACGTCACCAAGGAGGGTGGCATCGCCGGCCCGCGCGTGCTCGAGCACATGGTCGACGCGGTGCTGTACTTCGAGGGCGAATCGGGCAGCCGCTTCCGCGTGCTGCGCGCGTTCAAGAACCGCTTCGGCGCGGTCAACGAACTGGGCGTGTTCGCGATGTCGGACAAGGGCCTGCGCGAGGTGCCGAATCCGTCGGCGATCTTCCTGTCCTCGCATACGGGACCGACCTCGGGCAGCGCGGTGATGGTCACTCGCGAAGGCACCCGGCCGCTGCTGGTCGAAGTGCAGGCGCTGGTCGACCAGTCCTCGCTGGGCAATCCGCGCCGGGTCACCCTGGGACTGGAGCAGAACCGCCTGGCGATGCTGCTGGCGGTGCTGCATCGGCACGGCGGCGTGGCTGCGTACGACCAGGACGTGTTCGTCAACGTGGTGGGCGGCATCCGCGTGCAGGAAACCGCAGCCGATCTGCCGGTGTTGCTGGCGGTGCTGTCCAGCTTGCGCGATCGGCCGTTGCCCGAGCACATGATCACCTTCGGCGAGGTGGGATTGTCTGGCGAGATCCGGCCGGTGCCGAACGGCGAGGAGCGCCTGAAGGAAGCGGCGCATCACGGCTTCAGGCGTGCGATCGTGCCGAAGGCCAACACACCGAAGAACGGCAGGGTCGGCGAGATGGAGGTGGTCGGCGTGGAGCGGCTGAGCGAGGCGATCGACGCCTGCCGTTGA
- a CDS encoding inner membrane protein YpjD — MTTHLLALIAIVLYLAAAAVLARPLLGSGQPLNRLALGLAGGAVLLHASILLGIHRGALDLHFFAALSLVAFVVSALTLLVNASRPVAALGVIVFPLTAALVAVDSFLAPPTLPQSMDWQIKLHVTVALVAFGVLSIAAVLAILLAIQERALRHRQFGRWLRALPPLTLTETLLFRLISAGFVLLSLTLLTGVLFVDNLFGQHLVHKTVLSIVAWLVFGVLLYGRWRHGWRGSRAVNLTLIGMAVLVLAFFGSKAVLELVLHRPV; from the coding sequence ATGACCACACACCTGCTTGCGCTGATCGCCATCGTGCTCTACCTCGCCGCGGCGGCGGTGCTCGCCCGTCCGCTGCTGGGCAGCGGCCAGCCGCTGAACCGGTTGGCACTTGGCCTGGCCGGGGGGGCCGTGCTGCTGCATGCCAGCATCCTGCTCGGCATTCACCGGGGCGCGCTGGACCTGCATTTCTTCGCCGCACTGTCCCTGGTCGCCTTCGTCGTGTCGGCGCTGACCTTGCTGGTGAATGCCTCGCGCCCGGTGGCCGCGCTGGGCGTCATCGTGTTTCCGCTGACCGCGGCGCTGGTGGCGGTGGACAGCTTCCTGGCCCCGCCCACCCTGCCGCAGTCGATGGACTGGCAGATCAAGCTGCATGTCACGGTGGCGCTGGTCGCTTTCGGCGTGCTGTCGATCGCCGCCGTGCTGGCGATCCTGCTGGCGATCCAGGAACGGGCATTGCGGCATCGCCAGTTCGGCCGCTGGTTGCGCGCATTGCCGCCGCTGACGCTGACCGAAACCCTGCTGTTCCGCCTGATCAGCGCCGGCTTCGTGCTGCTTTCGCTGACCCTGCTGACCGGCGTGCTGTTCGTCGACAACCTGTTCGGTCAGCACCTGGTGCACAAGACCGTGCTGTCCATCGTCGCGTGGCTGGTCTTCGGCGTGCTGCTTTACGGACGCTGGCGGCATGGCTGGCGCGGCTCGCGCGCGGTGAACCTGACCCTGATCGGCATGGCCGTGCTGGTATTGGCGTTCTTCGGCAGCAAGGCGGTGCTGGAGCTGGTGTTGCACCGCCCGGTATAG